The following coding sequences lie in one Cannabis sativa cultivar Pink pepper isolate KNU-18-1 chromosome 5, ASM2916894v1, whole genome shotgun sequence genomic window:
- the LOC115717017 gene encoding uncharacterized protein LOC115717017 yields the protein MASAVVIHEAAQKVFTPETLRSAAKQSVGCLVVPVRLRRAIKKYIREQEQPHMKRKVLSLSQSLNEIKGVNLQLTATTSKELFDDPLKSVDQSKRWKIQSSYGDIGLMYRDDETIAYVASRMPAVFSACHRVLKEVRRRLPGFSPSTVLDFGAGTGSAFWALREVWPQSLEKVNLIEPSQSMQRAGRSLIQGLKNLPLIHSYESIETLTKNIKKSERKHDIVIASYVLGEIPSLKDRITTVRQLWDLTKDVLVLVEPGTPQGSSIISQMRSHILWMEKRKLRKLKIGTNDDTTKEKDLVADAQKTGAFIVAPCAHDGTCPLEKGGTYCHFVQRLERTSIQRIYKRSKGKPLRGFEDEKFSYVVFRRGQRPKEAWPLNGMKFDTLKEQHAKRNPEDLEIDYEDLVKQQQQQQQDIVLYEEPDPVTYDSDVMETTDVDEINEIDDDDDEEETPADLGSGWGRIIFSPIRRGKQVTMNICRSTKPDGSEGAYDRVIVTKSKNPTLHHQARRSLWGDLWPF from the exons ATGGCGTCAGCCGTCGTGATCCACGAGGCTGCCCAAAAGGTTTTCACTCCAGAAACACTTCGCTCTGCAGCCAAACAATCCGTGGGTTGCCTCGTCGTTCCCGTTCGTCTCCGTCGAGCTATCAAAAAGTACATCCGAG AGCAAGAACAACCTCATATGAAGAGAAAGGTCCTGTCTTTATCTCAATCGTTGAATGAAATCAAGGGCGTGAATTTGCAGTTAACGGCTACCACTTCTAAGGAGCTTTTTGATGACCCTTTGAAGTCTGTGGATCAATCCAAGAGATGGAAGATTCAGAGCTCTTATGGTGATATTGGTCTCATGTATAGAGATGATGAGACCATTGCCTATGTTGCTTCACGTATGCCAGCTGTGTTCTCTGCTTGTCATAGAGTTCTTAAGGAG GTTCGTAGAAGGCTACCTGGTTTCTCTCCCTCTACTGTTTTGGATTTTGGTGCTGGCACGGGCTCTGCCTTCTG GGCGCTTAGAGAAGTCTGGCCACAATCCTTGGAGAAAGTTAACTTAATCGAACCATCTCAATCAATGCAACGTGCAGGCCGGAGCCTTATTCAAG GTTTGAAGAACTTGCCACTTATTCATAGTTATGAAAGCATTGAAACTCTtaccaaaaacattaaaaaatcgGAAAGGAAACACGACATTGTCATTGCA TcttatgttcttggagagatTCCATCTTTGAAGGACCGAATAACTACAGTACGCCAGCTGTGGGATCTTACAAAGGATGTTCTG GTTTTGGTTGAACCCGGAACACCACAAGGGTCTAGTATCATTTCTCAGATGAGATCACATATTTTATGGATGGAGAAAAGG AAattaagaaaactaaaaattgGAACCAATGATGATACAACGAAGGAGAAGGATTTGGTGGCCGATGCTCAAAAAACTGGTGCATTTATAGTTGCTCCT TGTGCTCATGACGGGACATGCCCGTTGGAGAAAGGTGGAACGTACTGTCATTTTGTTCAGCGCTTGGAGAGGACATCGATTCAACGTATATACAAG CGATCGAAGGGTAAGCCTTTGCGTGGCTTTGAAGACGAGAAGTTCTCTTATGTTGTTTTCAGGAGAGGACAACGACCAAA GGAAGCTTGGCCTCTTAACGGTATGAAATTCGATACATTGAAGGAACAACATGCTAAAAGGAACCCAGAAGATTTAGAAATCGATTACG AGGATCTAGttaaacaacagcaacaacaacaacaagataTTGTTCTGTACGAGGAACCCGATCCAGTTACCTACGATTCTGATGTCATGGAAACAACTGATGTCGACGAAATCAATGAaatagatgatgatgatgatgaagaagaaacaCCTGCTGATCTCGGTAGCGGTTGGGGTAGGATAATCTTTTCACCTATTCGAAGAGGCAAGCAAGTGACGATGAACATTTGTCGATCAACTAAACCAGACGGCTCAGAAGGCGCATATGACCGAGTTATTGTCACTAAGAGTAAGAACCCAACTTTACATCATCAGGCTAGAAGATCACTTTGGGGAGACTTATGGCCCTTCTAA
- the LOC115715690 gene encoding short-chain dehydrogenase TIC 32 A, chloroplastic has translation MLESVKYLIGSVGASGFGSKSTAEEVTQNSDLRSLTAIITGATSGIGAETAQVLARRGARLILPARNVKAAEEAKSRILSEYPDSEIVVMALDLSSLNSVRRFVTEFDSLRLPLNLLINNAGKFAHEHGISEDGIEMTFATNYLGHFLLTKLLLKNMIETANVSGIQGRIVNVSSTIHGWFTGDTIRYIGEISRNNRHYDPTRAYALSKLANVLHTKELARRLKKMEANVTVNCVHPGIVRTRLTREREGLITDLVFFLASKLLKTIPQAAATTCYVATNPKVKNVSGKYFADCNETTSCKRASNLKEANRLWCASEIMVSNMDNKSSLATFTNLI, from the exons atgcTCGAATCGGTAAAGTACTTGATCGGCTCAGTCGGAGCAAGCGGTTTCGGCTCCAAGTCTACTGCCGAAGAAGTTACTCAGAACTCTGATCTACGATCTCTCACCGCCATTATTACTG gaGCTACGTCAGGAATCGGAGCGGAGACGGCTCAAGTTTTGGCGCGGCGCGGCGCGAGGTTGATTCTTCCAGCTCGGAATGTTAAAGCCGCGGAAGAAGCAAAGTCGCGAATCTTGTCTGAGTATCCTGATTCGGAGATCGTCGTTATGGCTCTCGATCTTAGCTCTCTTAACTCTGTTCGTCGATTCGTTACTGAGTTTGATTCTCTTCGGTTACCTCTTAATCTCCTCAT AAATAACGCCGGAAAGTTCGCGCACGAGCATGGAATTTCTGAAGACGGAATCGAAATGACCTTCGCCACTAATTATTTAG gTCATTTTCTACTGACAAAACTTTTACTAAAGAATATGATCGAAACGGCTAACGTTTCGGGAATCCAAGGCCGAATCGTGAACGTTTCGTCCACTATACACGGCTGGTTTACCGGCGATACAATCCGATATATCGGCGAGATTAGCCGAAACAATAG ACATTATGATCCCACACGTGCGTATGCGCTTTCGAAACTTGCTAATGTTCTACACACGAAGGAACTCGCAAGGAGACTAAAG AAAATGGAAGCTAATGTGACTGTAAACTGTGTACACCCGGGAATCGTGAGGACAAGACTCACCAGAGAACGTGAGGGTCTTATTACag ATTTGGTGTTCTTCTTGGCTTCTAAACTCTTAAAGACTATTCCTCag gcAGCAGCAACGACATGTTATGTTGCAACAAATCCAAAGGTGAAAAATGTGAGTGGAAAGTATTTTGCGGATTGTAATGAAACGACGTCGTGTAAGAGAGCTTCTAATTTAAAAGAAGCGAATAGGTTATGGTGTGCTTCTGAAATCATGGTTTCTAATATGGACAACAAATCATCTCTTGCCACGTTtacaaatttaatataa
- the LOC115718179 gene encoding protein SAMBA encodes MNSSSPANSSISTTATVGGGGGSSNAALSTDEFYFPSDLISIQDRKDEAMLVIKADLMAALNKEVKSLDEDNWMFEGPVSRINLISRKGGFLQKRTEISNVKNLPPTK; translated from the exons aTGAATAGCTCATCACCGGCGAATTCGTCGATTTCCACAACAGCAACTGTCGGTGGTGGTGGAGGCAGCAGCAATGCTGCTCTGTCCACTGACGAATTCTACTTCCCTTCTGATCTTATTTCCATTCAAGACCGCAAAGATGAAGCCATGCTTG TTATAAAAGCAGATCTAATGGCTGCACTTAACAAAGAGGTGAAGTCTTTAGATGAAGATAACTGGATGTTTGAAGGACCCGTCTCTCGAATCAACCTTATATCAAGAAAAG GTGGCTTTCTCCAAAAGCGAACCGAGATCTCAAATGTTAAGAATTTGCCTCCAACAAAATGA
- the LOC115715981 gene encoding uncharacterized WD repeat-containing protein C3H5.08c: protein MMNCLSLERDDQFYDAYEDLSSVSDWDSDSVAEDCSSSISSRLRYEVWAEKLGGDVFERRRKFLKWMSMGLDEDLTLMEDEKNVLNDEIEVEMDRITENSGAVLRNSGFEEEGVSSSESSMYSSSNENGGSDNGHEFCQGELDKNRMLGRFCVANSDQLVSSKAFRGNQRPSPLVQVQVQVQPLRQREVEDARYFFHVKKTIKRGWLRKFGVGMCVVDKNGLGVLNPRPIGTTTTTMEMGLQKVQVQLYRKRSKELSSLFAGQEFQAHEGSILTMKFSLDGHYLASAGEDGIVRVWKVSEDERSNKFDIVGDCSSSQCFTIDNVLKLCPLDVVDSGKHSKVNELRKSSDSACAIFPPKIFNLLDKPLHEFRGHSGDILDLSWSNKGFLLSSSTDKTVRLWQLGYETCLRVFCHNNFVTCVDFNPIDDNYFISGSIDGKVRIWEVRRCRVVDYIDIREIVTAVSYSPDGKGGIVGSMSGTCLFYNIIDNRLEFDTQICLQGKKKSPGKRITGIKFTPSDPTKVMVTTADSLVRILCKNNVICKFKGIRNGASHMSASFTPDGKHIVAATEDSNVYIWNYTSQDKTSSHTKSNWSSESFLSHNAVIAIPWCGSKGIQEIIPTPRFDDHSGGQKLSLSSPDCFSLSGFLESLPKGTATWPEEKLVNSNPMAVSSPSMRSSKFKFLRSALQSMSGSPHMWGNVIVTAGWDGRIRTFLNYGLPIRV from the exons ATGATGAACTGTTTGAGTTTGGAGCGAGATGATCAATTTTATGATGCTTATGAGGACCTTTCTTCTGTTTCGGATTGGGATTCGGATAGTGTAGCAGAGGATTGTAGTTCTAGTATTTCGAGTAGATTAAGGTATGAAGTTTGGGCTGAGAAATTAGGTGGTGATGTCTTTGAACGCCGTAGGAAGTTCTTGAAATGGATGAGTATGGGTTTGGATGAGGATTTGACATTAATGGAAGATGAAAAGAATGTTCTTAATGATGAAATTGAAGTAGAAATGGATAGGATAACCGAAAATAGTGGAGCGGTTTTGAGAAATTCGGGTTTCGAAGAAGAAGGGGTTTCGTCGAGTGAGTCTAGTATGTATTCTTCGTCGAATGAAAATGGTGGTTCTGATAATGGTCATGAGTTTTGTCAAGGGGAACTTGATAAGAATAGAATGCTTGGTAGATTTTGCGTGGCTAATTCCGATCAACTTGTTAGTTCTAAGGCGTTTCGGGGGAATCAGAGACCTTCGCCTttggttcaggttcaggttcaggttcaaCCTTTGAGGCAGAGAGAGGTTGAGGATGCTAGATACTTTTTTCATGTTAAGAAGACGATTAAGAGAGGTTGGTTAAGAAAATTCGGTGTTGGAATGTGTGTTGTTGATAAAAATGGACTCGGGGTTTTGAATCCCCGTCCTATTGGAACAACAACAACTACAATGGAAATGGGGTTGCAAAAGGTACAAGTTCAGCTGTATAGAAAGCGAAGCAAGGAACTTTCTTCGCTGTTTGCTGGACAAGAGTTTCAAGCTCATGAAGGTTCGATTTTGACAATGAAGTTCAGTCTTGATGGACATTATTTGGCAAGTGCGGGTGAAGATGGTATTGTGCGAGTGTGGAAGGTTAGCGAAGATGAGAGATCGAACAAATTTGACATTGTTGGCGATTGTTCTTCTTCACAATGTTTCACTATTGATAATGTTTTAAAGTTATGTCCTTTGGATGTTGTTGATAGTGGGAAACATAgtaaagtaaacgaattgagaAAATCGTCCGATTCTGCTTGTGCCATTTTCCCTccgaaaatattcaatttattgGACAAGCCTCTACATGAATTTCGAGGACATAGTGGTGACATCTTGGATCTTTCGTGGTCGAATAAAGGG TTTCTGCTATCATCGTCTACTGATAAGACCGTTCGATTATGGCAATTGGGATATGAAACATGTCTTAGAGTCTTTTGTCATAATAATTTCG TCACTTGTGTTGATTTCAACCCGATAGATGATAACTATTTCATCAGTGGTTCGATAGATGGGAAAGTTCGAATATGGGAAGTTCGTCGCTGTAGGGTTGTTGATTACATTGATATTCGAGAAATAGTCACTGCAGTGTCTTATTCACCCGATGGAAAG GGTGGAATTGTTGGCTCCATGTCTGGAACCTGTCTTTTCTACAATATCATAG ATAATCGTCTCGAATTCGATACTCAAATTTGTTTACAAGGGAAAAAGAAGTCTCCAGGAAAGAGAATAACTGGCATTAAG TTCACTCCTAGTGATCCAACCAAAGTCATGGTCACAACTGCTGATTCATTAGTCCGAATACTCTGCAAGAACAATGTAATCTGCAAATTTAAAG GTATTCGAAATGGAGCAAGCCATATGTCGGCTTCTTTCACCCCAGACGGGAAACACATAGTTGCAGCAACCGAGGATTCGAATGTTTACATATGGAATTACACTAGCCAAGACAAGACTTCTTCGCACACGAAAAGCAATTGGTCTTCTGAGAGTTTCCTATCTCACAATGCAGTAATTGCAATACCGTGGTGTGGTTCGAAAGGTATCCAAGAAATAATCCCAACCCCAAGATTTGACGATCATTCGGGGGGACAGAAACTGTCTCTCTCGTCGCCTGATTGTTTCTCCTTAAGCGGGTTTTTAGAGTCTTTGCCAAAAGGAACAGCAACTTGGCCCGAAGAAAAACTTGTCAACTCAAATCCAATGGCGGTTTCTTCTCCATCAATGCGTTCGTCTAAGTTCAAGTTCTTGAGGAGCGCCTTGCAGAGTATGTCGGGCTCTCCACACATGTGGGGTAATGTGATTGTAACGGCTGGATGGGACGGACGGATTAGGACATTCCTTAATTACGGGCTTCCTATTCGTGTTTGA
- the LOC115717018 gene encoding MYB31 transcription factor31: MGRTACCSRFGLRRGPWTPREDTLLVNYIQLHGEGHWRIVPKKAGLLRCGKSCRLRWMNYLRPDIKRGNITADEDDLIIRLHSLLGNRWSLIAGRLPGRTDNEIKNYWNSHLSKRLNTNNKERTKKKQQQQQQQHHQQQQQQQQQQQQQQQQQQQQQQQQQQQQQQQQQQQQQQQQQQQQQPTTKENGVSGNGKKVHLPKPVKVSKYSTTAHGEDCAEEVLNLYYKDGNKVDDDDDDDDDDYDYDYVVNNNKSNNSNKSTSLDQISHGKDDMLDKIFEEYQQLLQVEDHLHSNFLFF; this comes from the exons ATGGGAAGAACAGCATGTTGTTCAAGATTTGGTTTGCGAAGAGGTCCATGGACACCTAGAGAagacacattattagtaaaCTACATTCAACTTCATGGTGAAGGCCATTGGAGAATTGTTCCTAAAAAAGCTG GGCTACTTAGATGTGGAAAGAGTTGCAGACTAAGATGGATGAATTATCTTAGACCAGATATCAAAAGAGGGAATATCACAGCTGATGAAGATGATCTTATCATAAGACTTCATTCCCTTTTGGGAAATCGTTGGTCTCTAATCGCCGGTAGACTTCCTGGTCGAACTGATAACGAGATCAAAAACTACTGGAATTCCCACTTGAGCAAAAGACTCAACACCAACAACAAAGAAAGAACAAagaagaaacaacaacaacaacaacaacaacatcaccaacagcaacagcaacagcaacagcaacagcaacagcaacagcaacagcaacagcaacagcaacagcaacagcaacaacaacaacaacaacaacaacaacaacaacaacaacaacagcaacagcaacaacaacaaccgaCGACTAAGGAGAATGGAGTTTCGGGAAATGGTAAGAAGGTACATTTGCCAAAACCTGTTAAAGTTTCAAAGTATAGTACTACTGCTCATGGAGAAGATTGTGCAGAAGAGGTTTTGAATCTTTATTATAAAGATGGTAACAaagttgatgatgatgatgatgatgatgatgatgattatgattatgattatgtagtcaacaacaacaaaagtaataatagtaataaaagtACATCTTTGGACCAAATTTCACATGGTAAAGATGATATGCTAGATAAGATCTTTGAGGAATATCAGCAGCTTCTTCAGGTGGAGGATCATCTTCATtctaattttctctttttctga